A window of the Desulforapulum autotrophicum HRM2 genome harbors these coding sequences:
- a CDS encoding polysaccharide pyruvyl transferase family protein produces the protein MIKSLIFYKTTAAVDNTGEVLIYKSLLEQLRQYGDVIVDDRHKMYAMFHKWMGVENNERLSRFSDRSFIASMILEAIKGLVIKRQVAFVTGVGEHKYTTIKSAVKNLLAACFLALLKVLRVKVVRIGMSIQLAGRLTRDSEKILSIFVDHYYVRDSLSQEHCLKAGIKKVKVAPDLSWGYAVNQNSWPKNSTQITNIMFSFRSSIYNDDLKKIESLKVAIRFLADYINSNFDCNIYISYQVTQDKAFAEEVCRYLAIYFDNISFVKEQVTLDNAAEYYGNANVVFSNRLHALLLAYKFGALPIGIIDVPLQQKIVGIFKDIGFPELLYHIDEIKSISISENDIDETVQAIKNVEKNNTRILNEIFVKIFKP, from the coding sequence ATGATAAAAAGTTTAATTTTTTACAAGACAACCGCTGCAGTCGATAATACCGGTGAAGTTTTAATTTACAAGAGTTTGTTGGAACAGCTTCGGCAATATGGTGATGTTATTGTTGATGACAGACACAAGATGTATGCCATGTTCCATAAATGGATGGGGGTTGAAAACAATGAACGGCTAAGTCGTTTCTCCGACCGTTCTTTTATTGCAAGTATGATACTTGAAGCTATTAAAGGCCTTGTAATAAAAAGGCAGGTTGCCTTTGTCACAGGAGTCGGTGAACATAAATATACTACGATAAAATCTGCTGTTAAAAATCTGCTGGCAGCCTGTTTCTTGGCTCTTCTGAAGGTATTGCGAGTTAAAGTTGTGAGAATAGGTATGTCAATTCAGTTAGCTGGCAGGTTGACGAGGGATTCTGAGAAGATCCTCTCAATTTTTGTAGACCATTATTATGTTCGGGATTCATTATCACAGGAGCACTGTCTGAAAGCAGGTATTAAAAAGGTTAAAGTAGCACCAGACCTGTCATGGGGTTATGCTGTTAACCAAAACAGTTGGCCAAAAAATAGCACACAGATAACGAATATAATGTTTTCTTTTAGATCATCAATATACAACGATGATTTGAAAAAAATTGAATCTCTGAAAGTTGCCATCCGATTTCTTGCAGATTATATAAATTCCAATTTTGATTGCAACATATATATAAGCTATCAGGTAACACAGGACAAAGCCTTTGCAGAGGAAGTGTGTCGATATTTGGCTATATATTTTGACAATATTTCGTTCGTTAAAGAGCAGGTTACCCTTGATAACGCAGCTGAATATTACGGAAATGCAAACGTGGTGTTCAGCAATCGCCTTCATGCTTTATTGCTTGCCTATAAATTTGGTGCATTACCAATAGGTATAATTGATGTACCATTGCAGCAGAAAATCGTCGGAATTTTCAAAGACATTGGCTTTCCAGAGCTTCTCTATCACATTGATGAAATAAAAAGTATCTCCATCTCCGAAAATGACATTGATGAGACAGTTCAGGCCATTAAAAATGTAGAAAAAAATAATACCAGGATTTTGAATGAAATTTTTGTTAAAATTTTTAAGCCGTAA
- a CDS encoding Coenzyme F420 hydrogenase/dehydrogenase, beta subunit C-terminal domain codes for MLKNIAETKDLMERCYGCRACEQICKNNAIQIILNKEGFLYPQIDINNCIECRLCINVCPVLEHPKQENDKPLKVFAAWSKDHKRREFATSGGMFFEIAQKTIQKGGVVFGAAYDRNWNLEHSKAETLEGCVKFCGSKYAQSNTKLTYSEVKQYLEDGRFVYYTGTPCQIAGLKNFLKSDHPYLITSDIVCHGTPSNLLFKKEILWRETQKGKRIESLSYRNKDRFGWGYDCKIIWYNGKIEYEDSCNSPFFNGFWENKTLRKSCYACQFASIPRMGDITLADFWGVKKHVKRIRHTGKGVSMILVNSKKGEQLLQTLDNVEFHNSDLHTALSVQAHLSRPVKQPASRNRIYDEAYTEEYGHFARYNIVSSRIAELKRHLRNFIKRIILWKYWK; via the coding sequence ATGTTAAAAAATATCGCAGAAACTAAAGACTTGATGGAAAGATGTTATGGGTGTCGAGCTTGTGAACAGATATGTAAAAATAATGCTATTCAAATTATCCTGAATAAAGAAGGTTTCTTATATCCTCAAATTGATATAAACAACTGTATTGAGTGTCGTCTATGTATCAATGTTTGCCCAGTATTAGAGCATCCTAAGCAAGAAAATGATAAACCACTAAAGGTTTTCGCAGCATGGTCAAAAGATCATAAACGACGGGAATTTGCGACGTCTGGGGGAATGTTCTTTGAGATTGCACAAAAAACGATACAGAAGGGTGGTGTGGTTTTTGGCGCTGCTTATGATAGAAACTGGAATCTTGAACACTCTAAAGCTGAAACTTTAGAAGGATGTGTAAAGTTTTGCGGATCTAAGTATGCCCAGAGTAATACGAAACTTACCTATTCAGAGGTTAAGCAATACCTTGAGGATGGCAGGTTCGTTTATTACACTGGAACGCCATGTCAAATTGCCGGACTGAAAAATTTTTTAAAGTCTGATCATCCATATTTAATAACCTCCGATATTGTATGTCATGGAACGCCGAGTAATCTTCTTTTCAAAAAAGAAATTCTCTGGCGAGAAACCCAGAAAGGCAAAAGAATTGAGTCTCTATCATACCGAAACAAAGACAGGTTCGGCTGGGGATATGATTGCAAGATAATATGGTATAATGGAAAAATAGAGTATGAGGATTCTTGCAACAGTCCTTTTTTTAACGGGTTTTGGGAGAACAAAACCCTTCGAAAGTCTTGTTATGCCTGTCAATTTGCCAGTATCCCTCGAATGGGAGATATTACTTTGGCCGATTTCTGGGGGGTAAAAAAACATGTTAAAAGGATACGGCATACTGGCAAAGGCGTATCGATGATACTGGTAAATTCGAAAAAAGGCGAACAGTTATTGCAGACCCTTGATAATGTAGAGTTCCATAATTCCGATCTACATACAGCTTTGAGTGTACAGGCACATCTATCAAGACCGGTTAAACAGCCCGCCTCAAGAAACCGGATATATGATGAGGCCTATACTGAGGAATACGGCCATTTTGCAAGATACAATATAGTGTCAAGCCGAATCGCTGAGTTAAAAAGGCACCTAAGGAATTTTATAAAACGAATTATCTTGTGGAAATACTGGAAATAA
- the rfbC gene encoding dTDP-4-dehydrorhamnose 3,5-epimerase: protein MEYTQLNIPDVILMEPQVFGDHRGFFMETFRDDEFKQKVVHTTFVQDNHSKSSQNILRGLHYQIKQPQGKLVQVTSGKVFDVAVDIRKSSPFFGKWSGATLSAENKKMLWVPPGFAHGFYVLSDEAEFTYKCTDYYAPEHERSILWNDPSIAIDWPIIHGASPILSQKDIDGVTLDKAEVFA from the coding sequence ATGGAATATACCCAGCTCAACATACCGGATGTTATTTTAATGGAACCCCAGGTATTCGGGGATCACCGGGGATTCTTCATGGAAACCTTTCGGGATGACGAATTTAAACAAAAGGTGGTCCATACAACCTTTGTCCAGGATAACCACAGCAAATCCAGCCAGAACATTTTAAGGGGACTCCACTACCAGATCAAACAACCCCAGGGTAAACTTGTCCAGGTGACTTCAGGTAAGGTCTTTGATGTGGCAGTTGATATAAGAAAATCTTCACCCTTTTTTGGAAAATGGTCAGGTGCAACCCTTTCAGCAGAAAACAAAAAGATGCTCTGGGTTCCCCCGGGTTTTGCCCACGGTTTTTATGTGTTAAGTGATGAAGCAGAATTTACCTATAAATGTACAGACTATTATGCGCCTGAACATGAAAGATCCATCCTGTGGAATGATCCTTCCATTGCCATTGATTGGCCCATTATCCATGGTGCATCTCCCATCTTATCTCAAAAGGATATCGACGGAGTAACCCTGGACAAGGCTGAGGTATTTGCATAA
- a CDS encoding transposase: protein MKALKSFQKQIRSIFPKTEVKFCVVYQIRNSLRYVGSKNQKQFRVDLNGFIKRLTRSGRI, encoded by the coding sequence TTGAAGGCCTTAAAGAGTTTCCAGAAACAAATTAGATCCATATTCCCGAAGACTGAGGTTAAATTTTGCGTAGTTTACCAAATCCGAAACTCCCTTCGGTATGTCGGTTCTAAAAACCAGAAACAATTTAGGGTAGACTTAAACGGGTTTATAAAGCGGTTAACAAGAAGTGGCCGAATCTGA
- a CDS encoding radical SAM protein has protein sequence MEACLIVTYRCNAKCYMCNTWQSPSKISEEYSPELVEKIPDGLNFINITGGEPFLRDDLEDIIKIAVKKSNRVVISSNGYFTKKIVRMAKKFGNKIGFRISIEGLPAANDELRGLKDGFDHGLRTLVTLHSMGIKDIGFGMTVSDRNAKDMIELYRLANAMGVEFATATTHNSYYFHKDDNSFLNPNLISNEFEKIAVELLKTNKPKNWFRAYFNMGLANKVTGGKRPLPCEVGTEVFFLDPFGNIVPCNGSDAPMIMGNLHQQSFDDIWTSKQAETIRQLVKNCDKQCWMIGSASPAMKKKISVPALWVMKNKLKVMKSKGENICLDPVGK, from the coding sequence ATGGAAGCCTGCCTAATTGTAACTTACCGGTGCAATGCCAAATGTTATATGTGCAATACTTGGCAATCACCCAGCAAAATATCAGAAGAATATTCACCTGAATTAGTCGAAAAGATACCTGATGGATTAAACTTTATAAATATCACCGGTGGAGAACCATTTTTACGAGATGATCTTGAAGACATCATCAAAATCGCAGTGAAAAAATCAAACAGGGTTGTTATCAGCAGTAACGGCTATTTCACAAAGAAAATAGTTAGAATGGCCAAAAAATTTGGTAATAAAATTGGGTTTCGGATTTCTATTGAGGGACTGCCTGCGGCCAATGATGAACTCAGGGGACTAAAAGACGGATTTGATCATGGTCTTCGCACGCTTGTAACACTTCATAGTATGGGAATAAAGGATATTGGATTTGGCATGACGGTTTCCGACCGCAATGCCAAGGATATGATAGAGCTTTATCGTCTGGCAAATGCTATGGGGGTTGAATTTGCTACAGCCACCACCCACAATTCTTATTATTTCCATAAAGATGATAATAGTTTTTTAAACCCTAATTTAATTTCAAATGAATTTGAAAAAATTGCTGTTGAATTGTTGAAGACCAACAAACCCAAGAACTGGTTCCGTGCATATTTTAATATGGGGCTGGCGAACAAGGTAACAGGCGGGAAACGCCCCCTTCCATGTGAAGTAGGAACGGAAGTTTTTTTTCTTGATCCTTTCGGCAACATAGTGCCCTGCAACGGTTCTGATGCTCCAATGATCATGGGCAATCTGCATCAGCAATCATTTGATGATATCTGGACTAGTAAACAAGCAGAAACTATCCGTCAGCTGGTAAAAAACTGCGACAAACAATGTTGGATGATCGGTTCTGCTTCACCGGCTATGAAAAAAAAGATATCAGTTCCTGCTTTATGGGTCATGAAAAACAAACTTAAAGTAATGAAAAGTAAAGGTGAGAACATCTGTCTGGATCCGGTGGGGAAATAA
- a CDS encoding serine O-acetyltransferase → MGLVFLYRLSNFLYKKKIPVIPKIIQTVIRVIYACYLPYSAEIGPKTVFLHGGLGVVIHEHAKIGANCVIMPNVTIGGTRKKKRVPVIGDNVKIGTGAKIIGGIDVGSGVVIAANSVVIKDLPDRTLVAGVPAQIKKVGIDFNCY, encoded by the coding sequence ATGGGTTTAGTGTTCTTATATAGATTATCAAACTTCCTATACAAAAAAAAAATACCAGTGATCCCTAAAATTATTCAAACCGTTATAAGGGTTATATATGCATGTTATCTGCCATACAGTGCCGAAATTGGACCTAAAACGGTATTTTTACATGGAGGACTCGGGGTAGTTATACATGAACATGCAAAAATCGGAGCTAATTGTGTAATTATGCCTAATGTCACCATCGGAGGAACAAGAAAGAAAAAAAGAGTTCCGGTTATTGGTGATAATGTTAAAATTGGAACCGGAGCAAAAATTATTGGTGGTATTGATGTCGGGTCCGGAGTCGTTATAGCAGCAAATTCAGTTGTAATAAAGGATCTTCCTGATAGAACACTTGTGGCTGGGGTGCCTGCACAAATCAAAAAAGTTGGAATTGATTTCAACTGCTACTAA
- a CDS encoding lipopolysaccharide biosynthesis protein, giving the protein MIQKIKNNASLLTSKLDVHTRSVLKKSAASTVVKATGMLISVVVSIFIGRTIGADGLGIITLSHKVANILIAVGLLGIYQVIIKEVAIAHNKNNFEHIGSVINTAYWLNGLFTLVLSVIFILLSPWLANNVFHEPRLTYPLMITLVVSTPQVFSRIYSAALIGYHKIWQSNLVNQALSIAVTGGLLFAAWLSQWTITLNMVAVTYAIGWVFVTLSVGMYWRTLYTHDTKSTLIPKQLLVTSMPLFWVTVSTMVVTSSSAVILGWLESSKNVGIFTTAARIALLTSFLLQVTNAAISPKLAALYESNKKEEMEKMVQRITLGLGIIGLFQTLFLVVAGRYILSLWGNEFEEGYWILIILSVGQLFNIGTGAADTLLVMCGQEKIQKNISIIFMCFNLVSSFIFIKYYGIYGAAVATALTVIGQNITRLILAKTKIGISTISIFK; this is encoded by the coding sequence ATGATTCAAAAAATAAAAAATAATGCCTCACTGTTAACCAGTAAATTAGATGTACATACGCGAAGCGTGTTAAAAAAATCAGCGGCATCAACCGTTGTAAAAGCTACCGGTATGCTCATTAGTGTTGTGGTAAGTATTTTTATTGGAAGGACTATCGGCGCTGATGGATTGGGAATAATCACTCTAAGTCATAAAGTTGCAAATATCCTTATTGCAGTAGGTCTGTTGGGCATATATCAGGTGATCATTAAGGAAGTGGCAATTGCCCATAACAAAAACAATTTTGAGCACATTGGCAGCGTAATAAATACGGCCTATTGGCTAAACGGGTTATTTACCTTGGTACTCTCCGTTATATTTATTCTGCTTTCGCCCTGGTTGGCCAATAATGTTTTCCACGAACCACGTTTAACATATCCACTTATGATCACTTTAGTCGTATCGACACCCCAAGTGTTTTCGAGAATCTATTCTGCCGCACTGATTGGTTACCATAAAATCTGGCAAAGCAATCTGGTAAATCAAGCATTAAGTATTGCAGTTACTGGGGGGCTGTTATTTGCAGCCTGGTTATCACAATGGACTATCACATTAAACATGGTTGCCGTTACCTATGCCATAGGATGGGTCTTCGTCACCTTAAGTGTTGGTATGTACTGGAGGACCCTATATACGCATGATACAAAAAGTACCCTGATACCGAAACAACTACTGGTAACATCAATGCCACTATTTTGGGTTACTGTTTCAACGATGGTGGTTACAAGTTCAAGTGCTGTGATACTAGGGTGGCTGGAAAGTTCAAAAAATGTTGGGATTTTCACAACAGCAGCGCGTATTGCACTGCTGACAAGTTTCCTACTACAGGTAACTAATGCCGCAATCTCACCAAAGTTAGCAGCCCTTTATGAAAGTAACAAAAAAGAAGAAATGGAAAAAATGGTCCAAAGAATTACTTTGGGACTGGGTATCATTGGCCTTTTTCAAACCTTGTTTTTGGTTGTAGCCGGGCGATATATATTATCTTTGTGGGGTAATGAATTTGAAGAAGGATATTGGATTCTTATCATATTAAGCGTGGGACAACTCTTTAATATTGGAACAGGCGCTGCAGATACGCTTCTGGTTATGTGTGGACAAGAAAAAATCCAAAAAAACATCTCAATTATCTTTATGTGTTTCAATCTTGTAAGTAGTTTCATTTTTATTAAATATTATGGTATTTACGGGGCTGCAGTTGCAACTGCATTAACTGTGATAGGGCAGAATATCACCCGCTTAATTTTGGCAAAAACTAAAATTGGCATATCAACCATTTCAATATTTAAATAG
- a CDS encoding sulfotransferase family protein: MGIINFYCLGAQKAGTSTLHDLLKNHPDIFLPEIKEAAFYQDEKFYPKGRDWYLERYFSNRSKEKIVGSVSPEFLFYPWVPKRIKNEFGIDIKFIIILRNPLLRAISHYNMSKTRDLEKRDFFSALKGNPDMSDFFSLKHFSYRQRSLYSEQIERYLDLFPKENFLFFTFEEFVKNQQNVVDRITKFLGISKMTLQKRMHSNQAFDYKIPFLQILIWKFPYLYFSIKRIFPKNVRKILALLFRRKVKSKFKINDQFIYSTLIEEHFSKDIKKTEDLTGLTLNYWFNNQQTDETNVSVN, from the coding sequence ATGGGAATAATTAATTTTTATTGCTTGGGTGCTCAGAAAGCAGGCACTTCTACACTACATGATTTGCTAAAAAACCATCCAGATATCTTTCTTCCAGAAATAAAGGAGGCAGCTTTTTATCAGGATGAAAAATTTTACCCAAAAGGCCGAGACTGGTATTTGGAGAGGTATTTTTCAAATAGATCTAAAGAAAAAATAGTTGGTAGTGTTTCTCCTGAGTTTTTGTTTTATCCTTGGGTGCCTAAGCGGATAAAAAATGAATTTGGTATTGATATAAAGTTTATAATAATTTTAAGGAATCCGTTGCTCAGAGCGATTTCCCATTACAATATGTCAAAAACAAGGGATTTAGAAAAAAGGGATTTCTTTTCTGCATTAAAAGGCAATCCTGATATGTCCGATTTTTTTTCTTTAAAACATTTCAGTTATCGACAACGCAGCCTATATTCAGAACAAATAGAAAGGTATCTGGACCTTTTTCCTAAGGAAAACTTTTTGTTTTTTACATTTGAAGAATTTGTAAAAAACCAACAGAATGTAGTTGATCGAATCACAAAATTCCTTGGAATTTCAAAGATGACCCTTCAAAAACGAATGCATAGCAACCAGGCATTCGATTACAAAATACCTTTCCTCCAGATATTAATCTGGAAGTTTCCTTATCTTTATTTTTCCATTAAAAGAATTTTTCCTAAAAATGTAAGAAAAATTCTTGCTCTACTTTTCAGAAGAAAGGTTAAAAGTAAATTCAAAATAAATGACCAGTTTATTTATAGCACACTAATTGAAGAACACTTTTCAAAAGATATAAAAAAGACCGAGGACTTGACTGGTTTGACTTTAAATTATTGGTTTAATAACCAACAGACAGACGAAACGAATGTAAGCGTAAATTGA
- a CDS encoding O-antigen ligase family protein: MAQNSEHSLFGHILKMMKYLITIISIYSIFNNFFVFKLGIIDLRGTQLGVMCLLYITALKFLRRDLKFRFYSNDKFLIGFTVVVFFGCLFHKNDVRILRESVQWVYFMLLYIVFRNYFQKPSNTQFFINIFLKTTYLILLIGFIDIIFFNSQILTSTINLSWLNRTNEIRAERLSLFNLGPVATAATLMTILFMYLSLKMTKNRAFFLVCFGFIFLILCTKSRAAFGICGLVLSFYLYKNLPTTLFSNLIRYTYILIILATPLLISSFFVFKSFTDDMSFRFHYVVWLGAWKMFIGSPILGVGSGLFYENITHYSYLFDSFNLPTLGIASHNFILNILSENGMLGALFMFLFLQYFYQKRILKNSPTTILAVSSLLLMNLTMNIFMVDFFWIILAYHSSQIKPNLDATEPKKLDLCG, encoded by the coding sequence ATGGCACAGAATTCTGAACATTCTCTTTTCGGTCACATATTGAAAATGATGAAATATTTAATTACTATTATCTCTATCTATTCTATTTTTAACAATTTTTTTGTATTTAAACTTGGAATTATTGATTTACGTGGTACACAATTAGGTGTAATGTGTCTATTATATATTACAGCTCTTAAATTTTTAAGAAGAGATCTAAAATTTAGATTCTATAGTAACGATAAATTCCTAATTGGATTTACCGTTGTGGTTTTCTTTGGTTGTCTATTTCATAAAAATGATGTTAGGATTTTACGTGAATCTGTTCAATGGGTCTATTTTATGCTTTTATATATCGTGTTTCGAAATTATTTTCAAAAACCATCAAATACCCAATTTTTTATCAATATCTTTTTAAAAACAACTTATTTGATTTTACTTATAGGATTTATAGATATAATATTTTTTAATAGTCAAATTCTAACGAGCACAATTAATTTATCGTGGCTAAATAGAACAAACGAAATTCGCGCTGAAAGATTATCTCTTTTCAATTTAGGACCTGTAGCTACTGCCGCAACTTTAATGACAATTTTATTTATGTATCTATCATTAAAAATGACCAAAAACAGGGCTTTTTTTTTAGTTTGCTTTGGTTTTATATTTTTAATCCTATGTACAAAATCAAGAGCTGCTTTCGGAATTTGTGGATTAGTACTATCTTTTTACCTGTATAAAAATTTACCAACTACCTTATTTTCAAATCTGATTAGATATACTTATATCCTAATCATATTGGCGACGCCTTTATTAATATCTTCCTTTTTTGTTTTTAAATCATTTACTGATGATATGTCTTTCCGATTTCATTATGTTGTATGGTTGGGTGCTTGGAAAATGTTTATCGGCTCACCTATTTTAGGTGTTGGCAGTGGGTTGTTTTACGAAAACATAACGCATTATTCATATCTTTTTGATTCTTTCAATTTACCTACATTAGGAATCGCTTCACATAATTTTATTTTAAATATTTTATCTGAGAATGGTATGCTTGGAGCACTTTTTATGTTTTTATTTCTTCAATATTTTTATCAAAAAAGAATATTGAAGAATTCTCCAACAACCATTTTGGCCGTCAGCTCCTTACTATTAATGAACCTTACCATGAATATCTTTATGGTTGATTTTTTTTGGATAATACTTGCATACCATTCTTCTCAAATAAAACCAAACTTGGACGCTACAGAACCAAAAAAGTTGGACCTGTGCGGTTAG
- a CDS encoding glycosyltransferase family 4 protein has product MRILIANKFFHLNGGSERVFFQERNFLLSQRHSVIDFSMVDDRNFSSEFSSNFVPNINFNSSDGLFSKINTAAKFIHSSVATQKLRDLLKNEKPQIAHLHNIYHQLTPSIIPVLKEEGIKVVLTLHDFKLICPNYIALRGDNFCLECEGHKFWKPLVLNCQNSHFKSLLLSLEAIFHQWKRSYEQVHLFLAPSQFMADQISRRIPTEKIRVLHNGIDLKLYQPQDDDNGYGLYFGRLSKEKGIETLLKAHKINSSEIPLKIVGTGPLEANLKNDYPDAEFLGYKTGDELTEIISSAAFVVVPSEWYENCSMVVLESMALGKPIIGSRIGGIPEQIEDGETGFLFEMGNIEELAKKMNILANDKNLRRKFGKAARLKVEIEYDLEKHCTELESIYKKLIK; this is encoded by the coding sequence ATGAGAATACTTATAGCCAATAAATTTTTCCATTTAAATGGTGGATCTGAACGAGTCTTTTTTCAAGAACGAAATTTTTTATTAAGCCAACGTCACTCTGTCATAGACTTTTCGATGGTTGATGACCGAAATTTTTCATCTGAGTTTTCATCTAATTTTGTTCCGAATATTAATTTCAACTCATCGGATGGTCTCTTTTCTAAAATTAACACAGCTGCGAAATTTATCCATTCCTCTGTGGCAACTCAAAAGTTGAGAGACTTATTAAAAAATGAAAAACCTCAGATCGCTCACTTGCACAATATATATCATCAACTGACCCCTTCCATTATTCCCGTATTAAAAGAAGAAGGGATCAAAGTTGTCTTGACGCTTCATGATTTCAAACTAATATGCCCCAATTACATCGCCCTACGAGGTGACAATTTTTGCCTAGAGTGTGAGGGACATAAATTCTGGAAGCCTCTTGTTTTAAATTGCCAGAATTCACATTTCAAAAGTTTGCTGTTATCTTTGGAGGCTATTTTTCATCAATGGAAAAGGAGTTATGAACAAGTTCACCTTTTTTTAGCTCCCAGTCAATTTATGGCAGATCAAATAAGCCGGAGAATACCAACTGAAAAGATAAGAGTATTGCATAATGGTATTGATCTAAAACTATATCAACCTCAGGATGACGATAACGGCTATGGACTCTATTTTGGAAGGTTATCTAAGGAAAAAGGAATTGAAACCTTGTTAAAAGCCCATAAAATCAATTCCAGTGAGATTCCTTTAAAAATTGTAGGGACAGGCCCCCTTGAGGCGAATTTGAAAAACGACTATCCTGATGCAGAATTTTTGGGCTATAAAACGGGTGACGAGCTTACTGAAATCATCAGCAGTGCAGCCTTCGTTGTTGTCCCGTCAGAATGGTATGAAAACTGCTCCATGGTGGTGTTAGAATCTATGGCACTGGGCAAACCCATTATCGGCAGCCGGATAGGAGGGATTCCTGAGCAAATAGAAGATGGTGAAACCGGTTTTTTGTTTGAAATGGGCAATATAGAGGAACTCGCAAAAAAGATGAACATATTAGCTAATGATAAAAATCTGAGGCGAAAATTTGGTAAAGCCGCCAGATTAAAAGTTGAAATTGAATATGACCTGGAGAAGCATTGTACTGAATTGGAATCAATATATAAAAAATTAATCAAATAA
- a CDS encoding glycosyltransferase family 4 protein, whose protein sequence is MKLAIVRTAAGSLKTTHYNVQEIGLGLSLIRHGFNVDFYSKFLDIDHVTTYECIDGCELRLIPLSGICFKQITFYPGLIKELTSQNYDVVQVHEDSQLMSPMIVKNLKKNDVKTILYQGMYKNHKGIGRIYQVVLDYIWKNITIKNSDLCLAKTTAAKSYLEVKRYKRIEVQPIGINILNSEKKFPLFDQIKGFRENFRFAFFYVGIFEPRRNVIFLLELLKKFIDTFGMREACLIAVGKGPDLNKFKRKIKDLQISNNVFQIDSIPNDQLPKIYKLTDIFLLPSQYEIYGMVILEALLYGIPVFSTKNAGAVDIIKKEKFGILMDLDLDNWFERLNRYLHSKYIADERFKKLRSLFICDNFSWDILAERYVYLVRH, encoded by the coding sequence ATGAAATTAGCAATTGTTAGAACAGCTGCCGGCAGCTTGAAAACAACCCATTACAATGTTCAGGAAATTGGTTTGGGGCTGTCTCTAATTCGCCATGGTTTCAATGTAGACTTTTATTCTAAATTTTTAGACATTGATCATGTCACAACCTATGAGTGCATTGATGGCTGTGAGTTACGACTAATTCCCTTATCAGGAATATGTTTTAAGCAGATAACCTTTTATCCTGGTTTAATAAAAGAACTAACCTCTCAAAATTATGATGTCGTGCAGGTTCATGAAGATTCTCAGTTAATGTCGCCTATGATAGTAAAGAATCTTAAAAAAAACGATGTAAAAACAATTCTTTATCAGGGTATGTATAAAAACCATAAAGGTATCGGAAGAATTTATCAGGTAGTTTTGGATTATATCTGGAAAAATATTACCATCAAAAATTCTGACCTTTGTTTAGCAAAAACGACTGCGGCAAAATCTTATCTCGAGGTCAAAAGGTATAAAAGAATTGAGGTTCAACCTATTGGCATAAATATCTTGAATAGTGAAAAAAAGTTCCCTTTATTTGATCAAATCAAGGGATTTAGAGAAAATTTTAGATTCGCTTTTTTTTATGTAGGTATCTTTGAACCCAGAAGAAACGTTATATTTCTGCTTGAATTGCTGAAAAAATTTATTGACACGTTTGGAATGAGAGAAGCTTGCCTGATTGCGGTTGGGAAAGGACCAGATTTAAATAAATTCAAGCGAAAGATTAAAGACTTGCAGATATCAAACAATGTTTTTCAAATAGATTCGATACCAAACGATCAATTACCCAAGATATACAAATTAACGGATATTTTTTTATTGCCATCTCAATATGAAATTTATGGAATGGTTATTCTGGAAGCCTTGCTTTATGGCATTCCTGTGTTCTCAACAAAAAATGCAGGTGCTGTGGATATAATTAAAAAAGAAAAGTTTGGCATATTGATGGATTTAGACCTCGATAACTGGTTTGAAAGACTCAATAGGTACCTTCATTCTAAATATATAGCAGATGAAAGATTTAAAAAGTTGAGAAGTCTATTTATTTGCGATAATTTTTCTTGGGATATTCTTGCTGAGCGATATGTATATCTTGTGCGGCATTGA